The Bos taurus isolate L1 Dominette 01449 registration number 42190680 breed Hereford unplaced genomic scaffold, ARS-UCD2.0 Leftover_ScbfJmS_1419, whole genome shotgun sequence genomic sequence TGCATTCATGTCAGAAGTCCCAGGACGTGTGCAATGGACACTGAGTGGACTGTGGACCCAGAGATAACCACTGTAGCAGACCTGGCACAGGTGTCTATTAATTGCTGGTCCTTGGAGCATCGCTTCACAGCACGGGGGCCAATGACATGCTACCGTTCCTGTGCGTGGTGTTAGTAACACACTGGGTCCATATGAATGTGGGAGTAGTTTCTCCTTCTGCAgttacccagttcagttcagtcaccagttggtctgactctttgcaccccatggactgcagcacgccaggcttccctgtccatcaccaactcccagagcttactcaaactcatgtatatcGCAttagtgatggcatccaactgtcccatcctctgtcatcccctctcctctgatcttcaatctttcccagcatcagggtcttttccaatgactcagttctttgcttcaggtggccaaagtgctgggcTTACGTACCCCAGTAAATAACCGTGTGGCTCATCGGGAGAGTAGCGAAGGACTTCTGCACTTGCCGTGGTGATGAAAGGGCCCTCCTCACTGGAACGTGGCTTCTTTCTCTGGTGATGCTTCTGAGAAGTAGCTCGGTTCTGGAATTTTGGTAGGGATGTTTGGTAGGGATGGCTGCTTTCAGCCTACTGATCATCCAGTCTTGTGTTTGTCTctccttgttttctgtctctcaaTCAAGCAGTTTGCATCCAGGTTCACTGACCATCTCTCTGCCTCTGGATCACCCTCTGAGGATGTATCTCTGCAGTCAGGCCCTGGCGCATGGACTCTCTAATCACTTTCAGCTCCCTGATAGccagtggtaaaaatccacctgcaacacagtgACCCAGTTTGATCCTGGCTGGAGATTTGGAGAGGGATACTAATGCACTCcgtttccttgggcttcccttgtggctcagctggtaacgaaaTCCGCCTGCATgtgcggagacctgggttcgattcctgggtctggaagatcttctggagaagggaaaggctactcactgcagtattctggcctggagaattccatggactgtatatagtccatgggggtcagaagagtcagacatgactgagcaactttcactaatgACTTTGACCATTGTACCAACTTTGCTCCTGACATACAACACTCCACCTGGAATCTGATCTTTCCCCATTTTCCATCCCTGTTCCTGCCGGAAGCCCACAGGAACACGGTCTCCTACCACTATCCCTGATTTCCAAAAGTCATCTTTGAGCTATGGGAGATGCTTCTCATGCTTTCCTCTCAGGCTCCATGGAGTCCATCAGGCTTTCCCATGGCGCCTGGTGGCCTGGACACTTTCCTGCCCTTTCATACCGTCCCCCTGGCAGATGATCCCCTCCTCTACCACCTGCCTCAGAAGTTCTGGACTTTCTCTTTCTTGCCAGGTGGGCCAGGCCTTTCTCCAGGCTTCCAAGACCCATCCTAATGGGAGATCAGCAGTGTCTCCCCGGCCTTGCTAAGTCCTGTGACCCCTAGTTGTGAACTCTCCCTTCTCCAACTTGGGGTTCTGTGCTCACCCGTCCCCTCTTTGCCCCTCTCCCTGTCATCCTGCTTCCTCAGGAGCATCCCCTCAGGCTCCCCATCTCTCACAGGACACGGGGTTAAATTCTGACAGTCCTCTGTCATCTAGACTTTTCCTGCATAGCAGCCTGGCATGTCTCTGCAAAGCTTATGATGCTAGGAACAGACCTGGTGGACAAGGGGACACACTCAGGATGTGTGAAATTTGCCAGGCAGGGGACTCCTCCTTCTCCACAAGGAGAGGAGGGGCACTggctgtgtggtgtgtgttgtgGGGTGTCATTGCTCTGTCAGCCCAGCCCTGCACTTTACTCTGCTCTCACATAACTGGGGGAAGGggcctcagggtctttttcccCAACCTCACCCTCACTGTGTTTTGCCTTCACAGACGCTCATTCTCTTTCCTATAATGTCACCATCGATCCTCGGCCCAGAGATGGTCAGCCATGGTGTGAGGTTCAAGGAGAAGTTGATCAAAAGGTCTTTCTCTCCTATGACTGTGGTAGAGCTAAGATCAAGTACATGAGTCCATTGGGAGAGGAAGTGAAAAGTATGAACGCTTGGGAAACACAGACTGACACACTCAGAGACATTGGAGACTTGCTCAAGGAGCAGATGCCTGATGTTACACCGGAGAAACACATAGACAAGGGTGAGTTAGAAAGTCCAAATGCAGGAGGAGTAGACTGGGGGCTTAGCTGCATCCACTGtttttgggttaaaaaaaaaaaaaaggatattgtccttccctagtagtccagtggaaAGAGCAGCTGTTGCAGGAGAGACCAGGGCCAGATTAGCTGGGCCCAGGGGAGGTGGACCCAGGTTGGGCAAAGAATCTGTCAAGCTCAGAGGCTGAGCTCTTTCTTTTCCTCGGTAGGGTCAGGCCCTCTGACCCTGCAGGCCAGGATGACATGCTGGCGAGAAGACAACGGACACACCAGTGCATCCTGGCAGTTTGGCTTCAATGGACAACTGTGCCTCCTCTTTGATTCGGAGAATGGACACTGGACAATGGTTCATTCTAAAGGGAGGCGGATGAAAGAGAAGTGGGAGAATGACAGAGCTGTGACGGACTTCTTCAAGAAGGTCTCCATGGAGACTGTCAGGCTGGTATCAGGATTTCTTGCTGAGCTGGGAGAAAATGTTGAAGACCGCGGGTAAGTGAGAAGAGTAGGAGAAAGTGGTAGTTCTCTCATGGTGACATGGACCCAcccctctgtgtgtgtgaaaatgatcTGTCAGAGGTGAGCTGTCCTGGGAGAACAATGGCCCAGGGATGCTCTGtcatcctccttcctcttccagcTCCTGACGTCTCTCCTCACAGCACAGGCCTTTGGACGAGTGAACATGGATTCCCACGGATCCTAAACATGAGAGCATCTCTGTGATCCCAATCTCCTTCTTACTGTTCCCTCTTTCCAGAATCTTCTTTCAAATGTCACCAAtctttcttctggaaatctgTCAATACCACCTCTGCTGTCAACTCCTGAGGACTCCATCCTCAGGTCACTGTCTCTGATGTCACAGCAGGACTGAGTGGCTGTGTTGGAAACCTTGCTCCCCCATTAGCTGTCAGAGCCCCATGAAGACTgggctcctcccttccccccatctcACCTGAGGATCTATCTCAGGGGCCTCCATGTGATGTGTGTAAACTCTCTGCACAGTAGGGGTACCTGGGTCAGGGGGGCGAGCAGGCATGTGCTGAATTTGGGGTCTGGACAAGGGCTTCACTCTTACTCTCCTTGCAGCATCACGACCACGGGACCCTCTACAATGCAGCCCATGGCCCCAGACAGCAGTTACATCATCTGGATCCCACCGGGGTTCTCGCCAGTTTGTCATAATCATCATTAGCCTGTATCCATTACAAGAACAGGTACTGAGGGCAGAATTCAGAGGGAAGGCAGGGGCACAGGGCCTGGTGTGAGGCCAGGGAAGGTGAATCCCAGCCAACCCCTGCCCCTCCGTGAACCTCCTCATCCTGAAATGAGCCGGTGAAGAAGACCCCATATCACCTGAGAGCAGAATTCGGACAAATCAGGCCTCAGTTCTGAAAGGTCCTCACTGTCAGATGACAGTGGGAAGTGAGGGGTGGCTGGGGCACGGGAAGGCTGAGGGCCTATTGATGCTTAAAGGGTTCAGCCAAGTCCCCTGACTGAGCACAGACTGCTGGCTGGCAGGGCCCCTGGTAGGTGGTGTGAGAACAGCAGGCACTCAGGGCGAGGGCAGGACTCACGGGGGCTGAGA encodes the following:
- the LOC112445446 gene encoding LOW QUALITY PROTEIN: UL16-binding protein 3-like (The sequence of the model RefSeq protein was modified relative to this genomic sequence to represent the inferred CDS: inserted 2 bases in 1 codon; added 120 bases not found in genome assembly), with translation MLHSCKIEIQVAKGEMGGFKTSLGFLVLLPIVLFSGTSSDAHSLSYNVTIDPRPRDGQPWCEVQGEVDQKVFLSYDCGRAKIKYMSPLGEEVKSMNAWETQTDTLRDIGDLLKEQMPDVTPEKHIDKGSGPLTLQARMTCWREDNGHTSASWQFGFNGQLCLLFDSENGHWTMVHSKGRRMKEKWENDRAVTDFFKKVSMETVRXWYQDFLLSWEKMLKTAGK